The region TGCCCTTGAGGACAGAGATAAGGAGAACGCTTCTCTGCAAAGGGTAAATCTGGAAAGGGAAGGCAAAATTTCTTCTCTGAATGATGCCCTTGAGAGCAGAGATAAGGAGAACGCTTCTCTGCAAAGGGTAAATCTGGAAAGGGAAGGCAAAATTTCTTCTCTGAATGATGCCCTTGAGGACAGAGATAAGGAGAACGCTTCTCTGCAAAGGGTAAATCTGGAAAGGGAAGGCAAAATTTCTTCTCTGAATGATGCCCTTGAGGACAGAGATAAGGAGAACGCTTCTCTGCAAAGGGTAAATCTGGAAAGGGAAGGCAAAATTTCTTCTCTGAATGATGCCCTTGAGGACAGAGATAAGGAGAACGCTTCTCTGCAAAGGGTAAATCTGGAAAGGGAAGGCAAAATTTCTTCTCTGAATGATGCCCTTGAGGACAGAGATAAGGAGATCGCTTCTCTGCAAAGGGTAAATCTGGAAAGGGAAGGCAAAATTTCTTCTCTGAATGATGCCCTTGAGAGCAGAGATAAGGAGATCGCTTCTCTGCAAAGGGTAAATCTGGAAAGGGAAGGCAAAATTTCTTCTCTGAATGATGCCCTTGAGAGCAGAGATAAGGAGATCGCTTCTCTGCAAAGGGTAAATCTGGAAAGGGAAGGCAAAATATCTTCTCTGAATGATGCCCTTGAGGACAGATATAAGGAGATCGCTTCTCTGCAAAGGGTAaatctggaaagagaagaggaaatttcttctctgaatGATGCCCTTGAGGACAGAgataaggagatctcttctctgAAAAGGACAAATCTGAAGAAAGAAAGGGAACTTCTAGAGATGGAAGAACGTCTTAGGGAAcaagaaaataacaggattattcaGCAGACTGTAGAAGCAGCTCTGAATACCCAGATAGCCGAGCTTGCATTAGAGGCTCATGGTTTACTACAAGCTCTCAATGGGAAAACTTTTTTGATTGATAAACTTGAGAAGCAGCAGGAATTACTACAGGAACAGGTGATTGCAGCAAACGCTGAAAATGCTGCATTGAGAGAGCTAGCCACTGACCAAAAGGAACAATTGGTAAAGAAAGAGGAAGAATTTTCAAAGTTGGAAACAGTAATCgaggaaaaaaacaaacaattggAAGAAGATCAACTAGAAATAGAAGATTTTGAACGACAAGCAAAATTAGCAGCTGATAGAGAGAAGATCTTACAAGACGAAATTCAGTGTCTAAGAGGTAAAGTACAGGTGATGAATGAAGTACTTGATGACttgaaaaagagaaatttagaCAATTATAAAGTCACACAAGAACTAAAATTGTTGCTTAATGAGGCCAAAAAAGATCTCAACATACTTGAGGTAGAAAATGCAGCCAAAGTGGAGGAGCTGGAAGGTAAAAACTCTTCACTTCATGAGCAAGTCCTAAATCTAGAACAACAAAAGGCTGATATACAACAGGAAAAGGAATTGGTTGGAATTCAACTCCAGGAAATAGAAGCAGCTTTGAATACCCAGATAGCCGAGCTTGCATTAGAGGCAAATGGGTTACTACAAGCTCTCAATGGGAAAACTATTTTGATTGATAAACTTGAGAAGCAGCAGGAATTACTACAggaaaaggtgattgcagcagatgCTGAAAATGTTGAATTGAGAGAGCTAGCCACTGACCAAAAGGAACAATTGGTAAAGAAAGAGGAAGAATTTTCAAAGTTGGAAACAGTAATCgaggaaaaaaacaaacaattggAAGAAGATCAACTAGAAATAGAAGATTTTGAACGACAAGCAAAATTAGCAGCTGATAGAGAGAAGATCTTACAAGACGAAATTCAGTGTCTAAGAGGTAAAGTACAGGTGATGAATGAAGTACTTGATGACttgaaaaagagaaatttagaCAATTATAAAGTCACACAAGAACTAAAATTGTTGCTTAATGAGGCCAAAAAAGATCTCAACATACTTGAGGTAGAAAATGCAGCCAAAGTGGAGGAGCTGGAAGGTAAAAACTCTTCACTTCATGAGCAAGTCCTAAATCTAGAACAACAAAAGGCTGATATACAACAGGAAAAGGAATTGGTTGGAATTCAACTCCAGGAAATAGAAGCAGCTTTGAATACCCAGATAGCCGAGCTTGCATTAGAGGCAAATGGGTTACTACAAGCTCTCAATGGGAAAACTATTTTGATTGATAAACTTGAGAAGCAGCAGGAATTACTACAggaaaaggtgattgcagcagatgCTGAAAATGTTGAATTGAGAGAGCTAGCCACTGACCAAAAGGAACAATTGGTAAAGAAAGAGGAAGAATTTTCAAAGTTGGAAACAGTAATCgaggaaaaaaacaaacaattggAAGAAGATCAACTAGAAATAGAAGATTTTGAACGACAAGCAAAATTAGCAGCTGATAGAGAGAAGATCTTACAAGACGAAATTCAGTGTCTAAGAGGTAAAGTACAGGTGATGAATGAAGTACTTGATGACttgaaaaagagaaatttagaCAATTATAAAGTCACACAAGAACTAAAATTGTTGCTTAATGAGGCCAAAAAAGATCTCAACATACTTGAGGTAGAAAATGCAGCCAAAGTGGAGGAGCTGGAAGGTAAAAACTCTTCACTTCATGAGCAAGTCCTAAATCTAGAACAACAAAAGGCTGATATACAACAGGAAAAGGAATTGGTTGGAATTCAACTCCAGGAAATAGAAGCAGCTTTGAATACCCAGATAGCCGAGCTTGCATTAGAGGCAAATGGGTTACTACAAGCTCTCAATGGGAAAACTATTTTGATTGATAAACTTGAGAAGCAGCAGGAATTACTACAggaaaaggtgattgcagcagatgCTGAAAATGTTGAATTGAGAGAGCTAGCCACTGACCAAAAGGAACAATTGGTAAAGAAAGAGGAAGAATTTTCAAAGTTGGAAACAGTAATCgaggaaaaaaacaaacaattggAAGAAGATCAACTAGAAATAGAAGATTTTGAACGACAAGCAAAATTAGCAGCTGATAGAGAGAAGATCTTACAAGACGAAATTCAGTGTCTAAGAGGTAAAGTACAGGTGATGAATGAAGTACTTGATGACttgaaaaagagaaatttagaCAATTATAAAGTCACACAAGAACTAAAATTGTTGCTTAATGAGGCCAAAAAAGATCTCAACATACTTGAGGTAGAAAATGCAGCCAAAGTGGAGGAGCTGGAAGGTAAAAACTCTTCACTTCATGAGCAAGTCCTAAATCTAGAACAACAAAAGGCTGATATACAACAGGAAAAGGAATTGGTTGGAATTCAACTCCAGGAAATAGAAGCAGCTTTGAATACCCAGATAGCCGAGCTTGCATTAGAGGCAAATGGGTTACTACAAGCTCTCAATGGGAAAACTATTTTGATTGATAAACTTGAGAAGCAGCAGGAATTACTACAggaaaaggtgattgcagcagatgCTGAAAATGTTGAATTGAGAGAGCTAGCCACTGACCAAAAGGAACAATTGGTAAAGAAAGAGGAAGAATTTTCAAAGTTGGAAACAGTAATCgaggaaaaaaacaaacaattggAAGAAGATCAACTAGAAATAGAAGATTTTGAACGACAAGCAAAATTAGCAGCTGATAGAGAGAAGATCTTACAAGACGAAATTCAGTGTCTAAGAGGTAAAGTACAGGTGATGAATGAAGTACTTGATGACttgaaaaagagaaatttagaCAATTATAAAGTCACACAAGAACTAAAATTGTTGCTTAATGAGGCCAAAAAAGATCTCAACATACTTGAGGTAGAAAATGCGGCCAAAGTGGAGGAGCTGGAAGGTAAAAACTCTTCACTTCATGAGCAAGTCCTAAATCTAGAACAACAAAAGGCTGATATACAACAGGAAAAGGAATTGGTTGGAATTCAACTCCAGGAAATAGAAGCAGCTTTGAATACCCAGATAGCCGAGCTTGCATTAGAGGCAAATGGGTTACTACAAGCTCTCAATGGGAAAACTATTTTGATTGATAAACTTGAGAAGCAGCAGGAATTACTACAggaaaaggtgattgcagcagatgCTGAAAATGTTGAATTGAGAGAGCTAGCCACTGACCAAAAGGAACAATTGGTAAAGAAAGAGGAAGAATTTTCAAAGTTGGAAACAGTAATCgaggaaaaaaacaaacaattggAAGAAGATCAACTAGAAATAGAAGATTTTGAACGACAAGCAAAATTAGCAGCTGATAGAGAGAAGATCTTACAAGACGAAATTCAGTGTCTAAGAGGTAAAGTACAGGTGATGAATGAAGTACTTGATGACttgaaaaagagaaatttagaCAATTATAAAGTCACACAAGAACTAAAATTGTTGCTTAATGAGGCCAAAAAAGATCTCAACATACTTGAGGTAGAAAATGCAGCCAAAGTGGAGGAGCTGGAAGGTAAAAACTCTTCACTTCATGAGCAAGTCCTAAATCTAGAACAACAAAAGGCTGATATACAACAGGAAAAGGAATTGGTTGGAATTCAACTCCAGGAAATAGAAGCAGCTTTGAATACCCAGATAGCCGAGCTTGCATTAGAGGCAAATGGGTTACTACAAGCTCTCAATGGGAAAACTATTTTGATTGATAAACTTGAGAAGCAGCAGGAATTACTACAggaaaaggtgattgcagcagatgCTGAAAATGTTGAATTGAGAGAGCTAGCCACTGACCAAAAGGAACAATTGGTAAAGAAAGAGGAAGAATTTTCAAAGTTGGAAACAGTAATCgaggaaaaaaacaaacaattggAAGAAGATCAACTAGAAATAGAAGATTTTGAACGACAAGCAAAATTAGCAGCTGATAGAGAGAAGATCTTACAAGACGAAATTCAGTGTCTAAGAGGTAAAGTACAGGTGATGAATGAAGTACTTGATGACttgaaaaagagaaatttagaCAATTATAAAGTCACACAAGAACTAAAATTGTTGCTTAATGAGGCCAAAAAAGATCTCAACATACTTGAGGTAGAAAATGCAGCCAAAGTGGAGGAGCTGGAAGGTAAAAACTCTTCACTTCATGAGCAAGTCCTAAATCTAGAACAACAAAAGGCTGATATACAACAGGAAAAGGAATTGGTTGGAATTCAACTCCAGGAAATAGAAGCAGCTTTGAATACCCAGATAGCCGAGCTTGCATTAGAGGCAAATGGGTTACTACAAGCTCTCAATGGGAAAACTATTTTGATTGATAAACTTGAGAAGCAGCAGGAATTACTACAggaaaaggtgattgcagcagatgCTGAAAATGTTGAATTGAGAGAGCTAGCCACTGACCAAAAGGAACAATTGGTAAAGAAAGAGGAAGAATTTTCAAAGTTGGAAACAGTAATCgaggaaaaaaacaaacaattggAAGAAGATCAACTAGAAATAGAAGATTTTGAACGACAAGCAAAATTAGCAGCTGATAGAGAGAAGATCTTACAAGACGAAATTCAGTGTCTAAGAGGTAAAGTACAGGTGATGAATGAAGTACTTGATGACttgaaaaagagaaatttagaCAATTATAAAGTCACACAAGAACTAAAATTGTTGCTTAATGAGGCCAAAAAAGATCTCAACATACTTGAGGTAGAAAATGCAGCCAAAGTGGAGGAGCTGGAAGGTAAAAACTCTTCACTTCATGAGCAAGTCCTAAATCTAGAACAACAAAAGGCTGATATACAACAGGAAAAGGAATTGGTTGGAATTCAACTCCAGGAAATAGAAGCAGCTTTGAATACCCAGATAGCCGAGCTTGCATTAGAGGCAAATGGGTTACTACAAGCTCTCAATGGGAAAACTATTTTGATTGATAAACTTGAGAAGCAGCAGGAATTACTACAggaaaaggtgattgcagcagatgCTGAAAATGTTGAATTGAGAGAGCTAGCCACTGACCAAAAGGAACAATTGGTAAAGAAAGAGGAAGAATTTTCAAAGTTGGAAACAGTAATCgaggaaaaaaacaaacaattggAAGAAGATCAACTAGAAATAGAAGATTTTGAACGACAAGCAAAATTAGCAGCTGATAGAGAGAAGATCTTACAAGACGAAATTCAGTGTCTAAGAGGTAAAGTACAGGTGATGAATGAAGTACTTGATGACttgaaaaagagaaatttagaCAATTATAAAGTCACACAAGAACTAAAATTGTTGCTTAATGAGGCCAAAAAAGATCTCAACATACTTGAGGTAGAAAATGCAGCCAAAGTGGAGGAGCTGGAAGGTAAAAACTCTTCACTTCATGATCAAGTCCTAAATCTAGAACAACAAAAGGCTGATATACAACAGGAAAAGGAATTGGTTGGAATTCAACTCCAGGAAATAGAAGCAGCTTTGAATACCCAGATAGCCGAGCTTGCATTAGAGGCAAATGGGTTACTACAAGCTCTCAATGGGAAAACTATTTTGATTGATAAACTTGAGAAGCAGCAGGAATTACTACAggaaaaggtgattgcagcagatgCTGAAAATGTTGAATTGAGAGAGCTAGCCACTGACCAAAAGGAACAATTGGTAAAGAAAGAGGAAGAATTTTCAAAGTTGGAAACAGTAATCgaggaaaaaaacaaacaattggAAGAAGATCAACTAGAAATAGAAGATTTTGAACGACAAGCAAAATTAGCAGCTGATAGAGAGAAGATCTTACAAGACGAAATTCAGTGTCTAAGAGCTATTGCACAGGTGATGAGTCAAGCACTAGAAGCTGCAGAAAAAGATCATGACATACTTGAGGGACAAAACGCAGCCAAAGTAGAGCAGTTGGAAGGTGAAATCTCTACACTTCACGAACAAGTCCTAAATCTAAAACAGCAACTGGCTGACATACAAAAGCATAAGGATATGGTTGAAATTCAGCTCCAGGAAATAGATGCAGTTACGAACCTACTTATAGTCAACCTGGAATTTGAAATATCTAGTTTACATTAAGATCTCAACTTACGAATTGGTGTAATTAGAAAACTAGAAAATGATCATACCAGGCTTGTTGAAGAAATGGCTATCGATAAAAGAAAAGTAGAGGAACTTAACAATGCCCTTGAGGAGAGAGATAATGAGATCTCTTCTATGAAGAAGATAATtcaggaaaatgaggaaaaagctaaaaaaatggAAGAGCAATTGAAAGAAGAACAGGAAGAGAGAAGGAAAGGAGAAGAGGAACAACGTCATACCCTTGAGGAGAGGGAGAATGAGATCTCCTTTCTGAAAAAGACAATCCtggagaaagaaaaggagattCAAATCATGGAA is a window of Palaemon carinicauda isolate YSFRI2023 unplaced genomic scaffold, ASM3689809v2 scaffold2085, whole genome shotgun sequence DNA encoding:
- the LOC137635992 gene encoding putative leucine-rich repeat-containing protein DDB_G0290503, with translation MLTVIGWELFKSMTTDMCYWSGNPEEADIFIEIERIPAAIQEVPATEQMLTFGSPLSLMQVGAGAAATGLMMFGLMMFGYRKYKAHLKGEIDSLNDALEDRDKEIASLQRVNLEREGKISSLNDALEDRDKENASLQRVNLEREGKISSLNDALEDRDKENASLQRVNLEREGKISSLNDALEDRDKENASLQRVNLEREGKISSLNDALEDRDKENASLQRVNLEREGKISSLNDALESRDKENASLQRVNLEREGKISSLNDALEDRDKENASLQRVNLEREGKISSLNDALEDRDKENASLQRVNLEREGKISSLNDALEDRDKENASLQRVNLEREGKISSLNDALEDRDKEIASLQRVNLEREGKISSLNDALESRDKEIASLQRVNLEREGKISSLNDALESRDKEIASLQRVNLEREGKISSLNDALEDRYKEIASLQRVNLEREEEISSLNDALEDRDKEISSLKRTNLKKERELLEMEERLREQENNRIIQQTVEAALNTQIAELALEAHGLLQALNGKTFLIDKLEKQQELLQEQVIAANAENAALRELATDQKEQLVKKEEEFSKLETVIEEKNKQLEEDQLEIEDFERQAKLAADREKILQDEIQCLRGKVQVMNEVLDDLKKRNLDNYKVTQELKLLLNEAKKDLNILEVENAAKVEELEGKNSSLHEQVLNLEQQKADIQQEKELVGIQLQEIEAALNTQIAELALEANGLLQALNGKTILIDKLEKQQELLQEKVIAADAENVELRELATDQKEQLVKKEEEFSKLETVIEEKNKQLEEDQLEIEDFERQAKLAADREKILQDEIQCLRGKVQVMNEVLDDLKKRNLDNYKVTQELKLLLNEAKKDLNILEVENAAKVEELEGKNSSLHEQVLNLEQQKADIQQEKELVGIQLQEIEAALNTQIAELALEANGLLQALNGKTILIDKLEKQQELLQEKVIAADAENVELRELATDQKEQLVKKEEEFSKLETVIEEKNKQLEEDQLEIEDFERQAKLAADREKILQDEIQCLRGKVQVMNEVLDDLKKRNLDNYKVTQELKLLLNEAKKDLNILEVENAAKVEELEGKNSSLHEQVLNLEQQKADIQQEKELVGIQLQEIEAALNTQIAELALEANGLLQALNGKTILIDKLEKQQELLQEKVIAADAENVELRELATDQKEQLVKKEEEFSKLETVIEEKNKQLEEDQLEIEDFERQAKLAADREKILQDEIQCLRGKVQVMNEVLDDLKKRNLDNYKVTQELKLLLNEAKKDLNILEVENAAKVEELEGKNSSLHEQVLNLEQQKADIQQEKELVGIQLQEIEAALNTQIAELALEANGLLQALNGKTILIDKLEKQQELLQEKVIAADAENVELRELATDQKEQLVKKEEEFSKLETVIEEKNKQLEEDQLEIEDFERQAKLAADREKILQDEIQCLRGKVQVMNEVLDDLKKRNLDNYKVTQELKLLLNEAKKDLNILEVENAAKVEELEGKNSSLHEQVLNLEQQKADIQQEKELVGIQLQEIEAALNTQIAELALEANGLLQALNGKTILIDKLEKQQELLQEKVIAADAENVELRELATDQKEQLVKKEEEFSKLETVIEEKNKQLEEDQLEIEDFERQAKLAADREKILQDEIQCLRGKVQVMNEVLDDLKKRNLDNYKVTQELKLLLNEAKKDLNILEVENAAKVEELEGKNSSLHEQVLNLEQQKADIQQEKELVGIQLQEIEAALNTQIAELALEANGLLQALNGKTILIDKLEKQQELLQEKVIAADAENVELRELATDQKEQLVKKEEEFSKLETVIEEKNKQLEEDQLEIEDFERQAKLAADREKILQDEIQCLRGKVQVMNEVLDDLKKRNLDNYKVTQELKLLLNEAKKDLNILEVENAAKVEELEGKNSSLHEQVLNLEQQKADIQQEKELVGIQLQEIEAALNTQIAELALEANGLLQALNGKTILIDKLEKQQELLQEKVIAADAENVELRELATDQKEQLVKKEEEFSKLETVIEEKNKQLEEDQLEIEDFERQAKLAADREKILQDEIQCLRGKVQVMNEVLDDLKKRNLDNYKVTQELKLLLNEAKKDLNILEVENAAKVEELEGKNSSLHEQVLNLEQQKADIQQEKELVGIQLQEIEAALNTQIAELALEANGLLQALNGKTILIDKLEKQQELLQEKVIAADAENVELRELATDQKEQLVKKEEEFSKLETVIEEKNKQLEEDQLEIEDFERQAKLAADREKILQDEIQCLRGKVQVMNEVLDDLKKRNLDNYKVTQELKLLLNEAKKDLNILEVENAAKVEELEGKNSSLHDQVLNLEQQKADIQQEKELVGIQLQEIEAALNTQIAELALEANGLLQALNGKTILIDKLEKQQELLQEKVIAADAENVELRELATDQKEQLVKKEEEFSKLETVIEEKNKQLEEDQLEIEDFERQAKLAADREKILQDEIQCLRAIAQVMSQALEAAEKDHDILEGQNAAKVEQLEGEISTLHEQVLNLKQQLADIQKHKDMVEIQLQEIDAVTNLLIVNLEFEISSLH